Proteins encoded in a region of the Phaenicophaeus curvirostris isolate KB17595 chromosome 1, BPBGC_Pcur_1.0, whole genome shotgun sequence genome:
- the LRRC58 gene encoding leucine-rich repeat-containing protein 58, translating into MGTRHLYGSQTVPRAILISTGCIDTPGLYRFPGAISIPRGYETVPGALTPPRGGAAASLPLAPGPRPPRKLYKRRGAALPAGRAGSGARGGMAAAAAAEEEEAAAAAAGPEAERSPAEGAELLAELRARRSAEARRLVLSPRRLPGSLPAGLARWFPALEVLDVSGTGLSELGEELLALPRLHTLLAKNNRLGPPGSLPKGLGRAPLGRSLRVLNLSGNRFAEVPPALLALRGLRSLSLGGNRLHGIPPDIQELRSLEFLYLGGNFITSIPPELANLPSLSYLVLCDNKIQSIPPQLAQLHSLRSLSLHNNLLTYLPREILNLVHLEELSLRGNPLVVRFVRDLTYNPPSLQELAGRTIKTRNVPYAPSDLPENLVRYLSLASNCPNPKCGGVYFDSCVRQIKFVDFCGKYRIPLMHYLCSPECSSPCSSASQSSTSQSESDSEDEASVAARRMQKVLLG; encoded by the exons ATGGGCACCCGGCACCTCTATGGCAGCCAGACG GTTCCCCGGGCTATATTGATATCCACGGGCTGTATCGATACCCCGGGGCTCTATCGGTTCCCCGGGGCTATATCGATACCCCGGGGCTATGAGACCGTCCCGGGGGCACTGACACCGCCCCGGggcggcgccgccgcctcccTCCCGCTCGCTCCGGGGCCGCGGCCGCCCCGCAAGCTGTATaagcggcgcggggcggcgctTCCTGCGGGCCGCGCGGGTtccggggcgcggggcgggatggcggcggcggcggcggccgaggaggaggaggcggcggcggcggcggcggggcccgaGGCGGAGCGGAGCCCGGCGGAGGGCGCGGAGCTGTTGGCGGAGCTGCGGGCGCGGCGCAGCGCGGAGGCGCGGCGGCTGGTGCTGTCGCCGCGGCGGCTGCCGGGCTCGCTGCCCGCGGGGCTGGCGCGGTGGTTCCCGGCGCTGGAGGTGCTGGACGTGAGCGGGACGGGGCTGTCGGAGCTGGGCGAGGAGCTGCTGGCCCTGCCGCGCCTCCACACGCTGCTGGCTAAGAACAACCGGCTCGGGCCGCCGGGGTCGCTGCCCAAGGGGCTGGGCCGGGCGCCGCTCGGCCGCTCCCTCCGCGTCCTCAACCTCAGCGGGAACCGCTTCGCCGAGGTGCCGCCCGCCCTGCTGGCGCTGCGGGGGCTGCGCAGCCTCAGCCTCGGCGGGAACCGCCTGCACGGCATCCCGCCCGACATCCAGGAGCTCCGCAG tttagAGTTCCTGTACCTTGGAGGGAATTTCATTACTTCAATTCCACCTGAATTAGCAAACCTGCCTTCTCTAAGCTATCTAGTTCTGTGTGACAACAAGATCCAGAGCATTCCACCGCAGCTGGCACA GCTGCATTCCCTGCGTTCCCTTAGCCTACACAATAACCTGCTGACTTACCTTCCTCGAGAGATCCTTAACCTGGTTCACCTGGAAGAGCTGAGCTTGCGTGGGAACCCACTGGTGGTTCGTTTTGTCCGTGACCTGACCTACAATCCCCCAAGCCTTCAGGAATTGGCTGGGCGCACAATTAAAACTCGCAACGTTCCCTACGCTCCCAGTGATCTCCCAGAGAACCTTGTCCGGTACCTGAGCTTGGCCAGCAACTGTCCCAATCCTAAGTGCGGGG GTGTCTACTTTGACAGCTGCGTCAGACAAATCAAGTTCGTTGACTTCTGTGGGAAGTATCGCATCCCACTGATGCACTACCTGTGCTCCCCCGAGTGCTCGTCTCCATGCAGCTCTGCCTCCCAGAGCTCTACTTCCCAGAGCGAGTCTGACTCCGAGGACGAAGCCAGTGTCGCTGCGCGCAGGATGCAGAAAGTCCTTCTGGGATAA
- the FSTL1 gene encoding follistatin-related protein 1, producing the protein MIWKTLPLLCALLAVARLRAEEEPRSKSKICANVFCGAGRECAVTEKREPTCLCIEKCKPHKRPVCGSNGKTYLNHCELHRDACLTGSKIQVDYDGHCKEKKSESPAASPVVCYQSDRDELRRRVIQWLEAEIIPDGWFSKGSNYSEVLDKYFKSFDDGDSRLDSTEFLKFVEQNETAVNITTYMDQETNKLLRGLCVDALIELSDENADWKLSFNEFLKCLSPSFNPPEKRCALEDETYEDGAETQVECNRCVCACGNWVCTAMTCEGKNENMPAHRQRPDQELTEEELARYVQELQKHQETSEKTKRMSTKEM; encoded by the exons GAAGAGCCAAGGAGCAAATCCAAGATCTGTGCCAATGTTTTCTGCGGAGCTGGGCGAGAGTGTGCAGTGACTGAGAAGAGAGAACCAACCTGCCTCTGCATTGAG AAATGCAAACCTCACAAGAGGCCTGTGTGTGGTAGCAACGGTAAGACGTACCTGAACCACTGTGAGCTGCATCGTGATGCCTGCCTCACTGGCTCCAAGATCCAGGTGGATTACGATGGCCACTGTAAAG AGAAGAAGTCTGAGAGCCCAGCTGCAAGTCCAG TTGTCTGCTACCAGTCAGACAGAGATGAGCTTCGTCGCCGTGTGATCCAATGGCTGGAAGCTGAGATTATTCCAGATGGCTGGTTTTCCAAGGGCAGCAACTACAGTGAAGTCCTGGACAAGTATTTCAAG AGCTTTGATGATGGTGATTCTCGCTTGGACTCCACTGAATTCCTGAAGTTTGTAGAGCAGAATGAGACTGCTGTCAACATCACCACCTATATGGACCAGGAGACCAACAAGCTGCTCAG GGGACTCTGCGTAGATGCCCTGATCGAGCTGTCAGATGAAAATGCTGACTGGAAGCTCAGCTTCAATGAATTTCTCAAGTGCCTCAGCCCATCCTTCAACCCACCAGAGAAAA GGTGTGCCCTGGAAGACGAAACCTATGAGGATGGAGCAGAGACCCAGGTGGAGTGCAACCGCTGCGTCTGTGCTTGTGGGAACTGGGTGTGCACTGCAATGACATGCGAGG GGAAGAATGAGAATATGCCTGCTCACAGACAGCGACCTGATCAAGAGTTGACTGAGGAGGAGCTGGCAAGATATGTTCAGGAACTGCAGAAGCATCAG GAGACGTCCGAGAAGACCAAGAGAATGAGCACCAAGGAGATGTAA